The following coding sequences are from one Clostridioides difficile ATCC 9689 = DSM 1296 window:
- a CDS encoding sigma 54-interacting transcriptional regulator, giving the protein MILLRKKIGIIASDIELKERIEELYREDVENGTIIIDILNLDLMENQGRILVEKGAQAIIGRGGGYSLVIDTVNVPVIPMNMKSTDLLRAIEIAKKYSKKVVLILGDNEVSFDYVGWRNVISTEITEEWFESKYEIRSKVVKYIDQKDEVVIVGGGLACSFARQYGIDSVFATASDESIREAVEYCKKLLDTLGEEKFNNEVLRNILDGIKDGVIAIDSNGSIILYNESAKNMLKVERKCALNKYILDVFPKMEWMLDCLHEKEDVEDRKIRNINNLIVNTRTTLIKVDNSTYGVLGIIQDITKLQNLERKIRFDLNQKGLYARYTFDDFLFKDKLTKEFIEEAKKIGKSDYTTLLYGESGSGKEIIAHSIHNISKRKDRPFVAINCATIAENLLESELFGYEEGAFTGARKGGKRGLFELAHGGTLFLDEINSLSFNIQTKLLRVIEERQIMRIGSDYIIPLDIRIIAATNESLTEKIVMGTFRADLFYRLSSLEINIPPLRDRREDIIPLFNNFVNEVLKDDGLNGINSIDENFVLTKDEMDKLYNYSWPGNVRELKTIAQKYVVTGKIKLRQDRDFKTKKLLPNSEVDKFNSETTASVEVQDESINISKINDGKISIDIKEVNKYVEEKIISMLFAQGLSKNEVAQVLGISRTSLWKKYNKNI; this is encoded by the coding sequence GTGATTTTGTTGCGAAAAAAAATAGGAATTATAGCCTCTGATATTGAATTAAAAGAAAGAATAGAAGAATTATATAGAGAAGATGTAGAAAATGGAACTATAATAATCGACATACTTAACCTAGACTTAATGGAAAATCAAGGTCGTATACTTGTTGAAAAAGGTGCCCAAGCTATAATTGGTAGAGGTGGAGGTTATAGTTTAGTAATAGATACAGTAAATGTACCTGTTATACCAATGAATATGAAGTCAACTGACCTTTTAAGAGCAATAGAAATAGCAAAGAAATATTCTAAAAAAGTAGTATTGATTCTTGGAGACAATGAAGTTTCTTTTGACTATGTTGGCTGGAGAAATGTCATAAGTACTGAAATAACTGAAGAATGGTTTGAATCTAAGTATGAGATAAGAAGTAAAGTTGTAAAATATATAGACCAAAAAGATGAAGTTGTAATCGTAGGAGGAGGTTTGGCATGTTCTTTTGCAAGGCAATATGGAATTGATAGTGTATTTGCAACTGCTAGTGATGAATCTATAAGAGAAGCTGTAGAATATTGTAAAAAATTATTAGATACATTAGGTGAAGAAAAGTTTAATAATGAAGTGTTACGAAATATACTTGATGGTATAAAAGATGGAGTAATTGCTATAGATAGTAATGGCAGTATAATTTTGTACAATGAAAGTGCAAAAAACATGCTTAAAGTAGAGAGAAAATGTGCACTTAATAAATACATCTTAGATGTATTTCCTAAAATGGAGTGGATGTTAGATTGTTTACATGAAAAAGAGGACGTAGAAGATAGAAAGATAAGAAATATAAATAATCTAATTGTTAATACTAGGACAACATTGATAAAAGTTGATAATAGTACTTATGGAGTTTTAGGAATAATACAAGATATAACCAAGTTACAAAACTTAGAAAGAAAAATAAGATTTGACTTGAATCAAAAAGGTCTCTATGCTAGATATACTTTTGATGATTTTTTATTTAAAGATAAATTAACTAAAGAATTTATTGAAGAAGCTAAAAAAATTGGAAAAAGTGATTATACAACTTTACTTTATGGAGAAAGTGGGTCTGGTAAAGAAATTATAGCTCATAGTATACACAATATAAGTAAAAGAAAAGATAGGCCTTTTGTTGCCATAAATTGTGCTACTATAGCAGAAAATTTACTTGAAAGTGAACTTTTTGGCTATGAAGAAGGTGCATTTACTGGTGCTAGAAAGGGTGGAAAAAGAGGGCTATTTGAACTTGCTCATGGAGGGACTCTTTTTTTAGATGAAATAAATAGTCTATCCTTTAATATTCAGACAAAACTATTAAGAGTAATAGAGGAACGTCAAATAATGAGAATTGGTTCTGATTATATAATACCTCTGGATATAAGGATTATAGCAGCAACGAATGAATCTTTAACCGAAAAAATAGTTATGGGTACATTTAGAGCAGACTTATTTTATAGATTGAGTAGTTTAGAGATAAATATACCTCCTTTAAGAGACAGAAGAGAAGATATAATACCTTTGTTTAACAATTTTGTAAATGAAGTATTAAAGGATGATGGTCTCAATGGAATAAACAGTATAGATGAAAATTTTGTTTTGACTAAAGATGAAATGGATAAGCTATATAATTATAGCTGGCCTGGAAATGTAAGAGAGTTAAAGACAATAGCTCAAAAATATGTTGTGACAGGTAAAATTAAATTGAGACAAGATAGAGATTTTAAAACTAAAAAATTACTTCCTAACTCTGAAGTAGACAAATTTAATTCTGAAACGACAGCAAGTGTAGAAGTCCAAGATGAATCTATAAATATAAGTAAGATAAATGATGGTAAGATAAGTATAGATATAAAAGAAGTAAATAAGTATGTTGAAGAAAAAATAATAAGTATGCTTTTTGCTCAGGGACTTTCTAAAAATGAAGTTGCACAAGTTCTTGGAATAAGCAGGACATCTTTATGGAAGAAATACAATAAAAATATTTAA